A window of the Cannabis sativa cultivar Pink pepper isolate KNU-18-1 chromosome X, ASM2916894v1, whole genome shotgun sequence genome harbors these coding sequences:
- the LOC115698158 gene encoding inactive TPR repeat-containing thioredoxin TTL3 isoform X2 — protein sequence MAEIANYRISNEFGCGFMSGIFNRWSHWSKKSPAVHSLTSSENPNKPNNHGSHKNRSTTSPEPTIEAVMKLHQKPTRNSVSQRKIQGRRISDAARSSTSSSKSNGSGEERKLRIRESTPNNSLQLARVNDTKALSKTSTTNININGGMVLGHNNLGNLKQPLSNNTTTPPTCSSRSTILALSKSLQVHQEMSYATSKNGYGNIVRNNSDEFRGISNNKLEPEALKRMGNEAYKEGRFKDALALYNRAIALDSSKAAYHSNKSAALIGLGRLIEAICECNEAIRIDPSYHRAHHRLGTLYLRLGQAEKALYYYKQSGPYTNTKDTYKAEALERCLLSCDEARKLQNWNTLLTETQFAISSGANSAPLLFTLQAEALFRLLRHEEAYAIYQKGANFSIDVCTNFFGMPSSAYRLMIGSQVYLASGRFDDAVVAAEEAAKLDPNNKEIMTSVKRAKAVSSARSTGNLLFKAEKYSHACVVYSQGLEQDPYNSVLLCNRAACRAKLIQFEKAIEDCTAALVVQPSYSKARLRRADSNAKLERWEAAIQDYEFLIREMPGNEEVGRALFEAKIQLERQHGEDIKDMKLGSNLVSISSTERFRHIECV from the exons ATGGCAGAAATTGCCAATTACAGAATAAGCAATGAGTTTGGTTGTGGTTTCATGAGTGGAATTTTCAACCGTTGGAGCCACTGGTCCAAAAAATCCCCTGCTGTTCATTCACTAACAAGCTCTGAAAACCCCAACAAGCCCAACAATCATGGCTCCCACAAAAATAGAAGCACCACCTCGCCAGAGCCCACCATTGAAGCTGTGATGAAACTACACCAAAAACCCACTAGGAATTCAGTTTCACAGAGGAAAATTCAAGGGAGGAGAATCTCAGACGCTGCAAGAAGCTCAACTTCTTCCTCCAAATCTAATGGTTCAGGGGAAGAGAGAAAGCTGAGAATAAGAGAGTCCACACCCAATAATTCTCTCCAACTCGCTCGAGTTAACGATACCAAAGCTCTGTCCAAAACAAGTACCaccaatattaatattaatggtGGGATGGTGTTGGGACATAACAATTTGGGTAACTTGAAGCAACCGTTGAGTAATAATACCACTACTCCTCCAACCTGTTCGTCTAGAAGTACTATTTTGGCACTTTCTAAAAGCCTTCAAGTTCATCAAGAGATGAGCTATGCAACTAGCAAAAATGGCTATGGAAACATTGTGAGGAACAACAGTGATGAGTTTCGAGGGATTTCGAATAATAAGTTGGAGCCTGAAGCGTTGAAGAGAATGGGAAATGAGGCATACAAGGAAGGAAGATTTAAAGATGCTTTGGCTTTGTATAATCGAGCCATTGCTTTGGACTCCAGTAAGGCAGCTTATCACAGCAACAAAAGTGCTGCTTTGATTGGTTTGGGACGACTTATTGAAGCAATTTGTGAATGTAACGAAGCCATTAGAATTGACCCTTCTTATCACAGAGCTCATCATCGTTTGGGAACATTGTATctcag GTTGGGACAGGCAGAGAAAGCTTTGTATTACTACAAACAATCTGGGCCTTATACTAACACAAAAGACACGTACAAAGCTGAAGCTCTTGAAAGATGTCTACTGAGTTGTGACGAAGCTCGTAAACTCCAAAACTGGAATACTTTGTTGACAGAGACCCAATTTGCAATATCCTCTGGTGCCAATTCAGCTCCACTG TTGTTTACTTTACAAGCAGAGGCTCTGTTTAGGCTTTTAAGACATGAAGAGGCATACGCCATATACCAAAAGGGAGCCAATTTCAGCATTGATGTTTGCACCAACTTCTTTGGCATGCCTTCTAGTGCTTACCGGTTAATGATTGGATCCCAAGTTTACTTGGCTTCTGGCAG GTTTGATGATGCTGTAGTGGCAGCTGAAGAAGCAGCAAAACTTGATCCAAATAACAAGGAGATCATGACATCAGTAAAGAGAGCCAAAGCGGTTTCATCGGCACGATCAACGGGTAATCTTCTGTTCAAGGCGGAAAAGTACTCCCATGCCTGTGTTGTATACAGTCAAGGACTAGAACAAGATCCGTACAACTCTGTTTTACTATGCAACCGGGCAGCTTGTCGCGCTAAGCTCATCCAATTCGAAAAGGCCATTGAAGACTGCACTGCAGCTCTTGTTGTACAGCCTTCTTATAGCAAGGCCAGGCTACGTAGAGCCGACTCTAATGCCAAG TTGGAGAGGTGGGAAGCTGCAATTCAAGATTACGAATTTCTTATAAGAGAGATGCCAGGGAATGAAGAAGTTGGGCGAGCTTTGTTTGAGGCTAAAATCCAACTCGAAAGACAACATGGTGAAGACATTAAGGACATGAAGTTGGGATCCAACTTGGTTTCAATCTCCAGCACTGAACGTTTCAGACACATA GAATGTGTGTAG
- the LOC115698158 gene encoding inactive TPR repeat-containing thioredoxin TTL3 isoform X1 produces MAEIANYRISNEFGCGFMSGIFNRWSHWSKKSPAVHSLTSSENPNKPNNHGSHKNRSTTSPEPTIEAVMKLHQKPTRNSVSQRKIQGRRISDAARSSTSSSKSNGSGEERKLRIRESTPNNSLQLARVNDTKALSKTSTTNININGGMVLGHNNLGNLKQPLSNNTTTPPTCSSRSTILALSKSLQVHQEMSYATSKNGYGNIVRNNSDEFRGISNNKLEPEALKRMGNEAYKEGRFKDALALYNRAIALDSSKAAYHSNKSAALIGLGRLIEAICECNEAIRIDPSYHRAHHRLGTLYLRLGQAEKALYYYKQSGPYTNTKDTYKAEALERCLLSCDEARKLQNWNTLLTETQFAISSGANSAPLLFTLQAEALFRLLRHEEAYAIYQKGANFSIDVCTNFFGMPSSAYRLMIGSQVYLASGRFDDAVVAAEEAAKLDPNNKEIMTSVKRAKAVSSARSTGNLLFKAEKYSHACVVYSQGLEQDPYNSVLLCNRAACRAKLIQFEKAIEDCTAALVVQPSYSKARLRRADSNAKLERWEAAIQDYEFLIREMPGNEEVGRALFEAKIQLERQHGEDIKDMKLGSNLVSISSTERFRHIVTSPGMCVVLFCNKAKQKRVFQALEQVCKRFPSVNFLKVEVEDYPYLVKTEGVTTIPTFKIYKNGSRVQEIPGNNHELLENSVKWYSSTT; encoded by the exons ATGGCAGAAATTGCCAATTACAGAATAAGCAATGAGTTTGGTTGTGGTTTCATGAGTGGAATTTTCAACCGTTGGAGCCACTGGTCCAAAAAATCCCCTGCTGTTCATTCACTAACAAGCTCTGAAAACCCCAACAAGCCCAACAATCATGGCTCCCACAAAAATAGAAGCACCACCTCGCCAGAGCCCACCATTGAAGCTGTGATGAAACTACACCAAAAACCCACTAGGAATTCAGTTTCACAGAGGAAAATTCAAGGGAGGAGAATCTCAGACGCTGCAAGAAGCTCAACTTCTTCCTCCAAATCTAATGGTTCAGGGGAAGAGAGAAAGCTGAGAATAAGAGAGTCCACACCCAATAATTCTCTCCAACTCGCTCGAGTTAACGATACCAAAGCTCTGTCCAAAACAAGTACCaccaatattaatattaatggtGGGATGGTGTTGGGACATAACAATTTGGGTAACTTGAAGCAACCGTTGAGTAATAATACCACTACTCCTCCAACCTGTTCGTCTAGAAGTACTATTTTGGCACTTTCTAAAAGCCTTCAAGTTCATCAAGAGATGAGCTATGCAACTAGCAAAAATGGCTATGGAAACATTGTGAGGAACAACAGTGATGAGTTTCGAGGGATTTCGAATAATAAGTTGGAGCCTGAAGCGTTGAAGAGAATGGGAAATGAGGCATACAAGGAAGGAAGATTTAAAGATGCTTTGGCTTTGTATAATCGAGCCATTGCTTTGGACTCCAGTAAGGCAGCTTATCACAGCAACAAAAGTGCTGCTTTGATTGGTTTGGGACGACTTATTGAAGCAATTTGTGAATGTAACGAAGCCATTAGAATTGACCCTTCTTATCACAGAGCTCATCATCGTTTGGGAACATTGTATctcag GTTGGGACAGGCAGAGAAAGCTTTGTATTACTACAAACAATCTGGGCCTTATACTAACACAAAAGACACGTACAAAGCTGAAGCTCTTGAAAGATGTCTACTGAGTTGTGACGAAGCTCGTAAACTCCAAAACTGGAATACTTTGTTGACAGAGACCCAATTTGCAATATCCTCTGGTGCCAATTCAGCTCCACTG TTGTTTACTTTACAAGCAGAGGCTCTGTTTAGGCTTTTAAGACATGAAGAGGCATACGCCATATACCAAAAGGGAGCCAATTTCAGCATTGATGTTTGCACCAACTTCTTTGGCATGCCTTCTAGTGCTTACCGGTTAATGATTGGATCCCAAGTTTACTTGGCTTCTGGCAG GTTTGATGATGCTGTAGTGGCAGCTGAAGAAGCAGCAAAACTTGATCCAAATAACAAGGAGATCATGACATCAGTAAAGAGAGCCAAAGCGGTTTCATCGGCACGATCAACGGGTAATCTTCTGTTCAAGGCGGAAAAGTACTCCCATGCCTGTGTTGTATACAGTCAAGGACTAGAACAAGATCCGTACAACTCTGTTTTACTATGCAACCGGGCAGCTTGTCGCGCTAAGCTCATCCAATTCGAAAAGGCCATTGAAGACTGCACTGCAGCTCTTGTTGTACAGCCTTCTTATAGCAAGGCCAGGCTACGTAGAGCCGACTCTAATGCCAAG TTGGAGAGGTGGGAAGCTGCAATTCAAGATTACGAATTTCTTATAAGAGAGATGCCAGGGAATGAAGAAGTTGGGCGAGCTTTGTTTGAGGCTAAAATCCAACTCGAAAGACAACATGGTGAAGACATTAAGGACATGAAGTTGGGATCCAACTTGGTTTCAATCTCCAGCACTGAACGTTTCAGACACATAGTAACTTCACCTG GAATGTGTGTAGTGTTGTTTTGTAACAAAGCAAAACAAAAAAGAGTGTTTCAAGCATTGGAACAAGTGTGCAAGAGATTCCCATCAGTGAATTTCCTCAAGGTAGAAGTGGAGGACTACCCTTACTTGGTCAAAACAGAAGGAGTAACCACCATTCCAACCTTTAAGATATACAAAAATGGTTCCAGGGTTCAGGAAATTCCAGGCAACAACCATGAACTATTAGAGAACTCAGTCAAATGGTACAGCAGTACTACTTGA